A genomic window from Thermoplasmatales archaeon includes:
- the hxlB gene encoding 6-phospho-3-hexuloisomerase encodes MKFEEAVSYISEEARKIVESVEEEKIERMIKYFFEAKNIFVYGAGRSGLVGKAFAIRLVHLGFPTFVIGETITVPVKKDDLVVLISGSGETIPVAMTAEIARRLGAKIISITANPESHIARFGDVVIVLKERERKKELAPLGTIFEASAWIFLDAIVAELMARKGENEESMKRRHATLE; translated from the coding sequence ATGAAATTCGAGGAGGCGGTTTCATATATAAGTGAGGAGGCAAGGAAAATCGTTGAAAGCGTTGAAGAAGAAAAGATAGAAAGGATGATAAAATACTTCTTCGAAGCAAAAAACATTTTTGTTTACGGCGCAGGAAGAAGTGGGCTTGTGGGCAAGGCATTTGCAATAAGGCTTGTGCATCTTGGTTTTCCTACTTTTGTGATAGGTGAAACAATAACTGTGCCAGTGAAGAAAGATGATTTAGTTGTTCTTATTTCTGGCTCTGGTGAAACAATACCTGTTGCAATGACCGCAGAAATCGCACGCAGGCTGGGGGCAAAGATAATTTCGATAACCGCAAATCCAGAATCGCATATTGCAAGATTCGGGGATGTTGTCATTGTGCTGAAGGAAAGGGAAAGGAAAAAGGAGCTTGCCCCTCTTGGAACTATTTTTGAGGCGAGCGCATGGATTTTTCTTGATGCAATTGTTGCAGAGCTGATGGCAAGAAAGGGGGAAAATGAAGAAAGCATGAAAAGAAGGCA